The following proteins are co-located in the Ensifer sp. WSM1721 genome:
- a CDS encoding AAA family ATPase, with amino-acid sequence MDVGAWLRELGLERYERSFRENEIDARSLPQLTAEDLKELGVTLVGHRRLLLDAIAALGKARPVAAAAERTDIQEQQPARSPKGEAERRQLTVLFCDLVGSTALAARLDPEDMGAIIRAYHSRSTDVIRSWGGHVAKYMGDGVLAYFGFPQAHEDDVERAIRAGLALIDSVAGLRTPSDEPIGARVGISTGLVVVGELIGEGAAQEESVVGDTPNLAARLQTLAQPNAVVIGPTTHQLASGFFEYADLGSHELQGFSEPIRAWQVIGTTRAETRFEAAHEAGLTPFVGREQEISLLMDRWSYATEGEGQVVLISADPGMGKSRITQTLREHLAGVPHTRLRYQCSPHYRNSTLYPIIDQLERAAGIGPQDAADSTLDKLETVLAGSATNLAEVVPLFAALLSVPTGTRYPPVDLSTPRQKERLLEVLVDQVDGLAAHRPVLFIFEDAHWIDPTSLELLDQIVDRVQKLRVLMVVTFRPEFAPPWTHYPHVTFHSLNRLTRKQVDTMVESVAGGKSLPAEVLDQIAVKTDGVPLFIEELTKTILESDLLVARNGSFVLRGPLPPFAIPSTLQDSLMARLDRLAPVKEVAQVGAVIGREFSHQLLAAVSPLPEPELENSLDQLLKSELVFRRGIPPHATYVFKHALVQDAAYATLLRSRKQQLHARVAQVLREHFPAQAEAEPEVLAAHYTKAGLTDEAITYWLLAGRRATERSASVEAISHLTAGLELLAAQPDSPERAKRELMLQISVAVPLTAAKGYAAPETARAYTRARELCGALGDTTQLFPAMYGEWVYHMVKAHQRKARRVAQEFLRLAEQHGALDGIVVAHRTLGLTLLNLGQLSAAREQMEQVVAVYDPEAHRSLAFRYGQDPRAVGLSFMAWIEWLLGYPDVALKHSQEAISLARDLAHATTTAYALSVAPYVYHFCGDIAGTHKAAKAAVAFCEEERNPFWLAMARVIWGWVLAEEGQVERGLAELRSGLDGWRETDSAWLLPCYHALLAQALVKADRSEQALEALDQALATMRESDERFYESELHRLRGELLLRLSPQQNEIRAEMEYLKALEIARNQAAASLELRAGTSLARLWRDQDKRPEARDLLAPVYRRFTEGFDTADLGRAKALLDILR; translated from the coding sequence ATGGACGTCGGTGCCTGGCTTCGGGAGTTGGGCCTTGAGCGGTACGAACGTTCGTTCCGCGAGAATGAGATTGATGCCCGCAGCTTGCCGCAGCTCACCGCTGAAGACCTGAAAGAGCTGGGCGTAACGCTTGTTGGCCATCGGCGGCTACTGCTCGACGCGATAGCTGCTCTGGGTAAGGCGCGGCCAGTCGCCGCAGCGGCCGAGCGAACCGACATCCAAGAACAACAGCCAGCGCGCTCACCCAAAGGCGAAGCCGAGCGCCGCCAGTTAACGGTCTTGTTTTGTGATCTGGTCGGCTCGACGGCGCTCGCTGCGCGCCTGGACCCCGAGGACATGGGGGCGATCATTCGCGCCTATCACAGCCGCTCCACGGACGTCATTCGGAGTTGGGGAGGACACGTCGCGAAGTACATGGGCGACGGTGTATTGGCCTATTTCGGCTTTCCACAGGCGCATGAGGACGATGTCGAGCGAGCGATCCGGGCAGGGCTTGCACTCATCGACTCGGTCGCCGGTCTGAGGACCCCTTCCGATGAGCCTATCGGCGCGCGGGTAGGAATTTCGACAGGTCTAGTCGTCGTGGGCGAGCTGATCGGCGAGGGCGCTGCGCAAGAGGAGAGCGTCGTGGGGGACACGCCAAATCTCGCCGCCCGCCTTCAGACGCTAGCGCAGCCGAACGCTGTCGTGATCGGTCCGACAACTCATCAACTCGCTAGCGGTTTCTTCGAGTATGCCGATCTCGGCAGCCACGAGTTGCAGGGCTTTTCTGAGCCCATACGGGCCTGGCAGGTGATTGGGACGACCAGGGCCGAAACCCGCTTTGAAGCGGCGCACGAAGCTGGGCTGACGCCCTTTGTCGGGCGCGAGCAGGAAATCTCGTTATTGATGGACCGGTGGAGTTACGCCACCGAAGGCGAGGGTCAGGTCGTGCTGATTTCGGCGGACCCCGGCATGGGCAAGTCGCGGATCACCCAAACGCTGCGAGAACACCTCGCCGGAGTGCCGCACACGCGCCTGCGATACCAGTGTTCGCCCCACTACCGCAACAGCACGCTCTATCCCATTATCGACCAGCTCGAACGGGCCGCTGGGATCGGACCCCAGGACGCGGCTGACTCCACGCTCGACAAGCTCGAAACCGTGCTCGCCGGATCCGCCACCAATCTCGCGGAGGTCGTGCCGCTGTTTGCTGCTTTGCTTTCGGTGCCAACCGGGACGCGCTATCCGCCGGTTGATTTGAGCACACCGCGGCAGAAGGAGCGCCTATTGGAAGTCCTGGTAGATCAAGTCGACGGCCTGGCCGCGCATCGGCCGGTCCTCTTCATTTTCGAGGACGCGCACTGGATCGATCCAACTTCACTCGAGCTCCTGGACCAGATCGTCGACCGTGTGCAGAAGCTCCGAGTTCTGATGGTGGTGACGTTCCGGCCAGAATTCGCTCCGCCCTGGACCCACTACCCGCACGTGACGTTTCACTCACTCAACCGCCTCACGCGCAAACAAGTCGATACGATGGTGGAGAGCGTTGCCGGGGGCAAGTCCCTGCCGGCGGAGGTGCTCGACCAGATCGCTGTCAAGACTGACGGCGTGCCGCTGTTCATCGAAGAGCTCACGAAGACAATCCTAGAATCGGATCTCCTCGTCGCGCGGAACGGCAGCTTTGTCCTACGCGGGCCGCTGCCGCCCTTCGCAATTCCGAGCACCCTGCAGGATTCGCTGATGGCCCGGCTGGATCGGCTTGCGCCTGTAAAGGAGGTTGCGCAGGTTGGTGCAGTCATCGGCCGCGAATTTTCACATCAGCTTCTCGCTGCCGTGTCGCCTCTGCCGGAGCCCGAGCTCGAGAACTCTCTCGATCAATTGTTGAAGTCGGAGCTGGTCTTCCGGCGTGGTATCCCGCCTCACGCGACCTACGTCTTCAAGCACGCGCTGGTTCAAGACGCCGCGTATGCCACCCTGCTCCGGAGCAGGAAACAACAGCTCCATGCGCGTGTCGCCCAGGTTCTGCGGGAGCACTTCCCGGCGCAGGCCGAGGCAGAACCTGAGGTCCTTGCTGCTCACTACACGAAGGCAGGACTGACCGACGAGGCCATTACCTATTGGCTATTGGCTGGACGTCGGGCTACGGAACGCTCGGCCAGCGTGGAAGCGATCAGTCATTTAACCGCGGGGCTGGAGCTCTTGGCAGCACAGCCCGATTCACCAGAACGGGCGAAACGAGAACTCATGCTTCAAATCAGCGTGGCGGTCCCGCTGACAGCGGCCAAAGGCTACGCGGCTCCGGAAACAGCCCGGGCCTATACGAGAGCGCGAGAGCTTTGCGGCGCTCTGGGTGATACGACGCAGCTCTTTCCTGCGATGTACGGTGAATGGGTGTATCACATGGTGAAGGCGCATCAGCGGAAAGCGCGGCGCGTCGCACAAGAGTTTCTGCGCCTTGCCGAACAGCATGGGGCTCTCGACGGCATCGTTGTGGCGCATCGCACCCTGGGGCTGACGCTTCTCAACCTTGGACAGCTCTCGGCGGCCCGGGAGCAGATGGAGCAGGTTGTTGCGGTCTATGATCCGGAGGCGCACCGCTCGCTGGCGTTTCGCTATGGTCAGGATCCGCGGGCCGTGGGGCTGTCGTTCATGGCCTGGATTGAATGGCTCCTGGGCTATCCTGATGTGGCGCTGAAACATAGTCAGGAGGCTATCAGTCTCGCGCGCGATCTCGCCCACGCCACGACCACAGCATACGCCCTGAGTGTGGCGCCCTATGTGTATCACTTCTGTGGCGACATTGCCGGAACCCACAAGGCGGCTAAGGCCGCAGTCGCTTTCTGCGAGGAGGAGCGCAACCCATTCTGGCTGGCCATGGCCCGGGTGATTTGGGGATGGGTGCTGGCCGAAGAAGGACAGGTAGAACGAGGCCTGGCCGAGCTGCGTTCGGGGCTCGACGGGTGGCGCGAGACCGATTCGGCATGGCTGTTGCCGTGTTACCATGCATTGCTTGCCCAAGCGCTTGTCAAGGCGGACCGATCCGAGCAAGCTCTCGAAGCGCTCGATCAAGCGTTGGCGACAATGAGAGAGAGCGACGAACGTTTCTACGAATCAGAGCTCCATAGACTGAGGGGCGAGCTTCTCCTACGCCTCTCTCCCCAACAGAATGAGATTCGCGCGGAAATGGAGTACCTCAAAGCCTTGGAAATCGCCCGCAACCAAGCAGCCGCGTCGCTCGAGCTTCGGGCCGGCACCTCGCTCGCCCGCCTGTGGCGCGACCAAGATAAGCGCCCTGAGGCCCGCGATCTGCTCGCGCCGGTCTACCGCCGGTTCACCGAGGGCTTCGATACGGCGGACCTTGGCAGGGCCAAGGCGCTCCTCGATATATTACGCTGA
- a CDS encoding cbb3-type cytochrome c oxidase subunit I translates to MELRGNFANVDLDALVDNRVVRTWLYFGMFWLMVTPSVGVLISSTFNYPDYLGSGNLEFTFGRLRPVHVNGVIFGAFSTLFIGLCYYLVPRLSGVRVIWSEWSVLLAWVWNIATLAGLVGLLIGDSDGLEAGELPLYAKVAFFIVVAVATAQFLITISRRLEPAIYVALWYLIATFVWTTMNFVLGSFILPYTISGINSAAFHGLYLHYIVGLWLTPAGYVIIYYFLPVSARNPLYAHKLSLVGFWSLALFYPFVGIHHYLYSPIADWAETLAVVTSMLLIIPVWTVLVNFFGTMMGKWHEFGRNLPAKFLIMGSLMYLVGCFQGSTEALRQLQQPTHFTDFVISHSHLTVFGTFVVWAMGGLIYTWPRLFGRELWSFKLGNWSFWLITVGIATMGLVLTAGGLQQGYQWMNGVEWLDSLVWVKPYWLARTLAGISMDIGMSLLVVNLMLTALTSPAAEARRVRGPVEAPTPAPAGGLAR, encoded by the coding sequence ATGGAGCTGCGCGGCAACTTCGCGAATGTGGACCTGGATGCGTTGGTCGACAACCGGGTCGTGCGGACCTGGCTTTATTTCGGCATGTTCTGGCTGATGGTGACGCCATCCGTCGGCGTTTTGATCTCAAGCACCTTCAACTACCCCGACTATCTCGGATCGGGGAATCTCGAGTTCACCTTCGGCCGGCTGCGCCCGGTCCACGTCAACGGTGTCATCTTCGGCGCCTTCTCGACGCTTTTCATCGGTCTTTGCTACTATCTCGTGCCGCGTCTGTCGGGGGTGCGGGTGATATGGTCGGAGTGGTCGGTTCTTCTCGCATGGGTCTGGAACATCGCAACACTTGCCGGTTTGGTCGGCTTGCTGATCGGCGACAGTGACGGTTTGGAAGCCGGAGAGCTTCCGCTCTACGCGAAGGTCGCATTCTTCATCGTGGTGGCTGTTGCTACCGCGCAGTTCCTGATCACGATCAGTCGAAGGCTCGAGCCGGCGATCTATGTCGCGCTATGGTACCTGATCGCCACTTTCGTGTGGACGACGATGAACTTCGTGCTTGGAAGCTTCATCCTGCCATACACGATCTCCGGCATCAACAGCGCCGCCTTCCATGGTCTCTATCTCCACTACATCGTCGGGCTGTGGCTAACGCCCGCAGGCTACGTGATCATCTACTATTTCCTGCCGGTCAGCGCGCGAAATCCGCTCTATGCCCATAAGCTGTCGCTGGTAGGCTTCTGGTCCCTGGCATTGTTCTACCCGTTCGTCGGCATCCACCATTACCTCTACAGCCCGATCGCCGACTGGGCCGAGACCTTGGCCGTCGTCACGTCGATGCTGCTGATCATTCCGGTGTGGACGGTGCTGGTGAACTTCTTCGGCACCATGATGGGCAAGTGGCATGAGTTCGGCAGGAACCTGCCGGCGAAGTTCCTGATCATGGGCTCGCTCATGTACCTCGTCGGCTGCTTCCAAGGCTCGACCGAGGCGCTGCGGCAGTTGCAGCAGCCGACCCATTTCACCGATTTCGTCATCTCGCATTCACACCTTACCGTGTTCGGCACCTTCGTCGTCTGGGCGATGGGGGGCCTCATCTATACTTGGCCGCGCCTGTTCGGGCGCGAACTGTGGTCATTCAAGCTCGGCAACTGGTCGTTCTGGCTGATCACCGTCGGCATCGCGACCATGGGCCTGGTCCTCACAGCGGGCGGGCTGCAGCAGGGTTATCAATGGATGAATGGGGTCGAGTGGCTCGATTCGCTCGTCTGGGTGAAGCCCTACTGGCTGGCGCGGACACTGGCAGGCATCAGCATGGATATCGGCATGTCGCTGCTGGTGGTGAATCTGATGCTGACCGCGCTGACCAGCCCGGCCGCTGAGGCGCGACGCGTGCGCGGGCCGGTGGAGGCGCCTACCCCGGCCCCGGCGGGAGGGCTCGCACGGTGA
- a CDS encoding RNA polymerase sigma factor — MIGDAVSSELFAATFGPRLGALRPKLHRYCARMTGSVIDGEDVLQDALAKAMEALPAAAPIANPQGWLFRIVHNTALDFLRRRAKRADLIGEEEAEMVAEPLSQTEARQIAATSLRTFMRLPVRERSSIILMDVLGYSLSELCSITGMTMPTVKALLHRGRVRLRDMAAGPEDQPLPVLSAAEKDSLAFYVDRFNARDFEALRDRLAEDAKAELVGEVVMRGRDKVSTYFGNYAREDRWWLAPGLVEGRPAALVFGQGAVLRTPAYFILLDWAGDSLLAIRDFRYARYALEAADIKPLGVVREA, encoded by the coding sequence ATGATTGGCGACGCCGTGAGCAGTGAACTCTTTGCGGCAACATTCGGTCCGCGGCTCGGCGCGTTGCGACCAAAGCTCCATCGCTACTGCGCACGCATGACCGGTTCGGTCATCGATGGAGAGGACGTTCTGCAGGACGCCCTGGCAAAGGCGATGGAAGCGCTGCCAGCAGCAGCACCGATTGCCAATCCGCAGGGTTGGCTGTTTCGTATCGTTCACAACACCGCGCTCGACTTTCTGAGGCGCCGTGCCAAGCGGGCGGACCTCATCGGAGAAGAGGAGGCCGAGATGGTCGCCGAACCGCTGTCCCAGACCGAGGCGCGTCAGATCGCTGCCACCAGCCTGCGCACTTTCATGCGGCTGCCGGTGCGCGAGCGCAGCAGCATCATCCTGATGGATGTGCTCGGCTACTCGCTGAGCGAGCTCTGCTCGATCACGGGGATGACCATGCCCACCGTCAAGGCGCTTCTCCACCGTGGCCGGGTCAGGCTGCGTGACATGGCGGCGGGACCGGAAGACCAGCCGCTACCGGTTCTTTCGGCCGCGGAGAAGGATAGCCTCGCCTTCTATGTTGATCGGTTCAACGCCCGAGACTTCGAGGCGCTGAGAGACAGGCTCGCCGAGGACGCGAAAGCTGAACTCGTCGGCGAGGTCGTCATGCGCGGTCGAGACAAGGTTTCCACCTATTTCGGGAACTACGCGCGTGAAGACCGGTGGTGGCTCGCCCCCGGCCTCGTTGAAGGCCGCCCCGCCGCCCTGGTGTTTGGGCAAGGCGCCGTCCTGCGCACCCCTGCTTATTTCATTCTCCTCGACTGGGCCGGGGATTCGCTTCTTGCGATCCGTGACTTCCGTTACGCGCGTTATGCGTTGGAAGCGGCGGACATTAAGCCGCTGGGCGTTGTCCGAGAGGCTTGA
- a CDS encoding cation-translocating P-type ATPase, translating to MERRLNGEACAFCCYGCCIAFQVKSGRCEEWEAAWLLIQLGVGGFLSMNIMMFSLLLYSDAFTGVDAGVLPWIHLLLWIFATPAVVILGGPYLREMWLNGIQGRVTSSALIVLGVAAAYLYSAFAVFEGRTHVYFDTAVMVLMLFTVGRYLEAVGRARAARDLEPLLAAESESATVVDGAAEIRRPVREVSAGMLVRVRPSERIPVDGVVLEGESNTDEAVITGESRQVAKGAGSKVIAGSINIDGPLLIQSSGDGTATRWARICRSVREALGRRSPTQRLADRVVGVSVPLVLALGGLTIVYWAQSLPFDRALLIGLSVLVVACPCAVGLAGPMATSLGIGRLARHGCLVRDPGVLETLARTRLLAFDKTGTLTAGKARLVGVDREEVGIDEVLARATGLERLSEHGLARAIAAAAAQRDITPLVTCDVRTVPGRGIRGSAEGRPVAAGNGRLMNDLGWSLPPSLAERARSLEASGHSVVYVGWGERVYAVLSLDDSPLPEAHAAIAALRERGLDATLLTGDLAQAAERIAALVGIKNVQAGLSPEAKRLALNRLRHDHGSVAMVGDGLNDGPVLAVADVGIAVGSATDLARETAALVLPADGLWMLPWIVDVARAVRRTILTNLMWAFGYNLVALTFAAFGLLQPILAAAVMAGSSILVVVNSLRLERLPDPVPALIPEQRSGTKADRMHNGTGISAMAGPAVERS from the coding sequence ATGGAGCGCAGGCTCAACGGTGAGGCTTGCGCATTCTGCTGCTACGGCTGCTGCATCGCCTTTCAGGTGAAGAGCGGCAGATGCGAAGAGTGGGAAGCCGCCTGGCTTCTGATCCAGCTCGGCGTGGGAGGCTTTCTCTCCATGAATATCATGATGTTCAGCCTCCTCCTCTATTCGGACGCGTTCACCGGCGTCGATGCCGGCGTGCTGCCGTGGATACACCTTTTGCTCTGGATCTTCGCAACGCCGGCGGTGGTGATTCTCGGCGGACCCTATCTGCGTGAAATGTGGCTCAATGGCATTCAGGGACGAGTGACGTCGTCGGCACTCATCGTGCTTGGCGTCGCTGCCGCTTACCTCTATTCGGCGTTTGCCGTGTTCGAGGGCCGCACGCATGTCTATTTCGACACCGCCGTCATGGTGCTGATGCTATTCACCGTTGGCCGCTATCTCGAGGCTGTAGGCCGCGCACGGGCGGCGCGTGATCTCGAACCTCTTTTGGCCGCAGAAAGCGAGAGCGCGACCGTGGTCGATGGCGCGGCAGAGATCCGCCGTCCGGTGCGGGAGGTCTCGGCCGGCATGCTGGTGCGGGTCCGGCCAAGCGAGCGCATCCCGGTCGACGGCGTGGTTCTCGAGGGGGAATCGAACACCGATGAAGCCGTGATTACCGGAGAAAGCCGGCAAGTGGCAAAGGGCGCCGGCTCCAAGGTGATTGCCGGCAGCATCAATATCGACGGTCCACTCCTGATCCAAAGCAGCGGTGACGGAACCGCAACCCGCTGGGCGCGGATTTGCCGGTCGGTGCGCGAAGCGCTGGGCCGTCGCAGTCCAACCCAGCGCCTTGCCGATCGCGTCGTGGGCGTGTCCGTGCCGCTGGTCCTCGCCCTCGGCGGTCTAACGATCGTTTACTGGGCGCAGTCATTGCCGTTCGATCGGGCGTTGCTGATTGGCCTCTCGGTACTGGTGGTTGCCTGTCCTTGTGCCGTCGGCCTCGCTGGGCCGATGGCGACATCACTCGGCATCGGCCGGCTGGCGCGGCACGGCTGTCTCGTCCGCGACCCCGGCGTGCTCGAGACTCTCGCGCGTACACGGTTGCTCGCCTTCGACAAGACCGGCACTCTGACTGCGGGCAAAGCGCGTCTCGTCGGCGTCGATCGCGAGGAGGTCGGCATCGACGAAGTACTGGCGCGCGCCACCGGTCTGGAGCGCCTTTCCGAGCATGGTCTGGCGCGGGCCATCGCGGCAGCCGCCGCTCAGCGCGACATCACGCCGCTCGTCACCTGCGATGTTCGGACGGTTCCTGGCCGTGGCATCCGCGGCAGCGCCGAAGGCCGGCCCGTGGCGGCAGGAAACGGCAGATTGATGAATGATCTGGGCTGGTCGCTTCCCCCGTCGCTGGCCGAGCGTGCGCGGTCGCTGGAAGCGAGCGGTCATTCGGTGGTCTATGTCGGTTGGGGCGAGCGTGTATACGCCGTGCTGTCGCTCGATGACTCACCGCTTCCCGAGGCGCATGCCGCGATCGCGGCCCTGCGTGAGCGCGGGCTCGATGCCACCCTGCTGACCGGCGACCTCGCGCAAGCGGCGGAGCGGATCGCGGCCCTGGTTGGAATCAAGAACGTCCAAGCGGGCCTTTCGCCGGAGGCCAAACGGCTTGCCCTGAATCGGCTCCGCCATGATCACGGTTCGGTGGCGATGGTCGGCGATGGACTGAATGACGGGCCGGTCCTGGCCGTCGCAGATGTCGGTATCGCCGTCGGCTCCGCCACCGATCTCGCCCGCGAGACTGCGGCGCTCGTGCTGCCTGCGGATGGATTGTGGATGCTGCCCTGGATCGTCGACGTGGCCCGCGCGGTCCGCAGGACCATCTTAACGAACCTTATGTGGGCGTTCGGCTACAACCTCGTCGCGCTGACGTTCGCAGCATTCGGACTTCTGCAGCCAATCCTTGCGGCGGCGGTCATGGCCGGCTCGAGCATCCTCGTGGTGGTGAATTCGCTGCGGCTGGAGCGGCTGCCCGACCCTGTTCCAGCGTTGATCCCGGAGCAACGATCCGGCACCAAGGCGGATCGTATGCACAATGGCACTGGCATTTCCGCAATGGCCGGTCCGGCCGTAGAGCGGAGTTGA
- a CDS encoding cbb3-type cytochrome c oxidase subunit II: MNVRFFALFAGVFCVTLAVITQGVLPFVEPSSRTTRVTSVVRTDFGQLKWMVSEATDYTEQQLRGRNIYLREGCWYCHSQFVRPVTGEIRRWGPVSEAGEYAYDVPHLFGTRRIGPDLTRVGLKYSDEWHLAHFYDPRMLVPDSIMAPYRGLFHEPDAAVRIVDDGAGNRTVERTEVTEGLFDFDSQRAIQLTPNADGLLFVPLEARERKPIILTPNDEYTGETVSIAAETESLAALVSYVQKLGTNRGKWRDLFEPQSLEVMDATMPRSEEWIAYGKEVYERRCIGCHGVKGDGNGPAATFMFNQRPRDFTSAVFKFRLTKEPLPTDGDMLRTITRGIRGTAMPPWYELPLNDRLAVIQYIKYELAVDRSDPAGPYAFFVEEPPGPPLYIGRPPTPSQTILDRGKEVWQAAKCWECHGQGGKGDGEKAAGLKDDLGFPMVPADLTSGQFKSGPAVEDIFRTITTGLSGTPMPSYRNAFPDEDRWALSYFVVALSAYKDPLSLQPLSITKEARAALNDLELVADKPERAYVPDPSVPASGPPAPPGEEQAPAGG; the protein is encoded by the coding sequence GTGAACGTTCGCTTCTTCGCGCTGTTCGCCGGTGTCTTTTGCGTCACCCTAGCGGTGATCACGCAGGGCGTACTGCCCTTCGTGGAGCCGTCCTCGCGTACGACGCGCGTGACCTCGGTGGTGCGCACGGATTTCGGCCAGTTGAAATGGATGGTTTCAGAGGCGACGGACTACACCGAGCAGCAGCTTCGCGGCCGCAATATTTACCTGCGAGAAGGCTGCTGGTACTGCCATTCGCAATTCGTGCGGCCAGTGACCGGCGAGATCCGCCGCTGGGGACCGGTCAGCGAGGCGGGCGAATACGCCTATGACGTGCCGCACCTGTTTGGCACACGCCGGATCGGACCGGACCTGACGCGCGTCGGCCTGAAATACAGCGACGAATGGCACCTGGCGCACTTCTACGATCCGCGGATGCTGGTGCCGGACTCGATAATGGCGCCGTATCGCGGCCTTTTCCACGAGCCCGATGCAGCCGTCCGTATCGTTGACGACGGCGCTGGCAATCGGACCGTGGAAAGGACAGAGGTCACCGAAGGCCTGTTCGACTTCGACAGCCAACGAGCGATCCAGTTGACGCCTAATGCGGACGGGTTGCTGTTCGTGCCGCTGGAGGCGCGCGAAAGAAAGCCGATCATCCTGACGCCGAATGACGAATACACAGGAGAAACCGTCAGCATCGCGGCGGAAACGGAATCGTTGGCGGCGCTCGTTTCCTACGTCCAGAAGCTCGGCACGAACCGGGGTAAATGGCGCGATCTTTTCGAGCCGCAAAGCCTGGAGGTCATGGATGCGACGATGCCGCGCTCCGAGGAATGGATTGCTTACGGCAAGGAAGTCTATGAGCGCCGCTGCATCGGTTGCCACGGTGTCAAAGGGGACGGAAACGGGCCGGCCGCCACCTTTATGTTTAACCAGCGGCCCAGGGACTTCACGTCCGCAGTCTTCAAGTTCAGGCTGACAAAGGAGCCCCTGCCGACGGACGGCGACATGCTGCGCACCATTACTCGCGGCATCCGCGGCACGGCAATGCCCCCTTGGTACGAACTGCCGCTCAATGATAGGCTGGCGGTGATCCAGTACATCAAGTATGAGCTAGCGGTTGACCGTTCCGATCCCGCCGGTCCTTACGCTTTCTTCGTCGAGGAGCCGCCTGGCCCACCGTTATATATCGGGCGCCCGCCGACCCCGTCCCAGACGATACTGGACCGTGGCAAGGAGGTTTGGCAGGCGGCGAAGTGCTGGGAGTGCCACGGCCAAGGGGGCAAGGGCGATGGCGAGAAAGCCGCCGGTCTCAAGGATGACCTCGGCTTCCCGATGGTGCCGGCCGACCTCACCAGCGGCCAGTTCAAGTCTGGCCCGGCCGTCGAAGACATCTTCCGGACGATAACTACCGGCCTCAGCGGCACGCCGATGCCGTCCTATCGGAATGCCTTTCCGGACGAGGACCGGTGGGCGCTTTCCTATTTCGTGGTGGCGCTTTCCGCCTATAAAGACCCGCTCTCGCTGCAGCCGCTCTCGATCACGAAGGAGGCCCGCGCGGCACTGAACGATCTGGAACTGGTCGCTGACAAGCCTGAGCGAGCCTATGTGCCCGATCCGTCGGTGCCGGCGTCCGGCCCGCCAGCTCCGCCTGGCGAGGAACAGGCACCCGCCGGAGGTTAG
- a CDS encoding sulfite exporter TauE/SafE family protein has product MIYYLVIFAAGFAGSFHCIGMCGGIACALGRDQRGGGATVLRHLLYNTGRLTTYCFLGGLAGVIGQVICTTQGLTAPPLLNGSLDIAQRILAIVAGLLMIAMALQFFGLLQVFHRLAIGFGGSTFALSLRGLLTARSSAAPLALGVFNGFLPCPLVYAFTAQAASTAGALPGFLVMAWFGLGTFPAMLMMGGVGRILGPASRRRGVRLAGGFILLLGLITLGRGLLPSHAHIGLGWLNGHPA; this is encoded by the coding sequence ATGATCTACTACCTCGTGATCTTCGCCGCTGGATTTGCAGGCAGCTTTCATTGCATCGGCATGTGCGGCGGCATTGCCTGCGCGCTGGGCCGCGATCAGCGAGGCGGAGGCGCAACCGTCCTTCGCCACCTGCTCTATAATACCGGCCGCTTGACAACCTATTGCTTTCTGGGCGGGCTCGCGGGTGTGATTGGTCAGGTCATCTGCACCACGCAAGGTCTAACGGCGCCGCCGCTGTTGAACGGCTCCCTCGACATCGCCCAACGAATTCTAGCGATTGTCGCTGGCCTGCTTATGATTGCCATGGCTTTGCAGTTCTTCGGCTTGCTGCAGGTTTTTCATCGCCTTGCGATCGGATTTGGCGGCAGCACATTTGCACTGTCCCTGCGCGGTCTGTTGACGGCCCGCAGCAGCGCCGCACCGCTCGCCCTTGGCGTTTTCAACGGCTTCCTGCCATGTCCCCTGGTGTATGCCTTCACCGCCCAGGCGGCGAGCACCGCCGGAGCGCTTCCCGGGTTCCTCGTCATGGCATGGTTCGGACTGGGTACCTTCCCCGCTATGTTGATGATGGGTGGCGTTGGCCGGATACTCGGGCCAGCCTCGCGGCGGCGCGGCGTGCGGCTGGCTGGTGGCTTTATTCTTTTGCTCGGTCTCATCACGCTCGGCCGTGGTCTCCTGCCTTCTCACGCGCATATAGGCCTTGGCTGGCTGAACGGACATCCCGCATGA